A stretch of DNA from Penaeus chinensis breed Huanghai No. 1 chromosome 1, ASM1920278v2, whole genome shotgun sequence:
tctcccacacactcacactctcccacacactcacactctcccacacactcacactctcccacacactcacactctcccacacactcacactctcccacacactcacactctcccacacactcacactctcccacacactcacactctcccacacactcacactctcccacacactcacactctcccacacactcacactctcccacacactcacactctcccacacactcacacaatcccctcacacacacactctcccacacacacacactctcacacactcccacacacacccacacacacacacactcactcactcactcactcactcactcactctcactctcactctcactcacactctcactcacactcacactcacactcacactcacactcacactcacactctcactctcactctcactctcactctcactctcactctcactctcactctcactcacactcacactcacactcacactcacactctcactctcactctcactctcactctcactctcactctcactctcactctcactctcactctcactctcactctcactcacactcacactcacacactcactcactcactcactcactcactcactcactcactcactcacactctctctctctctctctcactctcactctcactctcactctcactctcactctctctctcatcactctgcCACTCTTTCTTGTTGTCATACTCATTCATTCTCACATTTGCTCTTATGCTCTCTTAGTCCTGGATGTATACCAAaattgtacatgcacatgcatacataaagtaTGAATTTCAATTATCTTGAACGTGAATATTAGTTTTGAGACTAACAGTATTTTCGTGTCTCATATTGGTCTTAGAACTTTACATATCCTACCAAAATTAATTATGTTAgtgatttcttcttttctctttaaaaCTTTAACAAAAAGCCCCTGAAGCATTTGCTACTGATAGATTTTAAGAAGTGCACATCTTCATTGAACTGAACCATTGCAAGTGGTAGAGATTGATCTCTGTAAGCTCTCTGAGGGTAGATGTTATTATTATGGGGAAATAATGATGCGAGAGAGTGAAAATGCATTTGTGTTTTGTAAGATAAAATAtgcacactctcccacacacaaatTGAATTCTGATATTAGCAACATTGGATTACATGAAATCGGTTGCTGAGGGAATGAGGCAAATAGGCTGGGCCTGTTTAATAGGacttttttttacaaatgtcAGTTATTGTAAAATTATTGGAATATTTCAGATAATTTCCAATAAAATGCAGTTGACGGTTTACTGTACTAAAGCTGGTCATAAATTGAGGAAACTTTAAATTCTAATAGTTCTTCAAAATTATTCAGCTGGAGTTTTTTAACACACATTATTATTCAGCTGCTCTTCACTTTCTCAATTGACTAACCAGAATAGGTTAACTGAGGAAGCTCTAGAGTAATTTGTTCCGAGTAGCATGATTACGAAGGTGTGATGATGAGAAGGCCAGTAACTTGCACCGATATTAATTCTTCTTATGAGGATTCCTTATGCATTCACATTTTTCAATATGACTGTAAATTAGGTAAGTTGAAACACACTTGCTTTTATCACTTTGCCTTCCTGTTTAGTGGGCTTGTAGTCTGTTATTtcaatccctctctttctgtcctgttTATTCCTCAAGAATATAGTAAATGGATGTTGATTATGCAATGGttacttttatgatttttatatagTTGCTCTCTTTCAGAATGGGATTATAGTAAATGCATAATTTCTTGAATGGATGATTTAATCTGTTGCATGTCTTTTTTGTTCTGTAGATTTTAGTTTAGGTAGTGAATTCTGTCTATAATTTTAAGTTCTTTATGcatgtaattcttttttttatataaaccagAGGATATATTAACCTTTATGCTTTTTAGTACTGTtttattaaatacatattttattttccagGCTGATTTAGTTTGTAGTTtaaattttattgtttatttttggaaATGCAAAAAATGGCTATTTGAAAGCATCACTTTGTCCAGCAGCAGAAAATAGTTTATGCCCTTAAAAAGATAGAATAGAGCACTCTTCATGTAAATGTTTTGTAATGGCTAAAGCTGGTGTGGAGTGATTATTTTAAAAATGTCTTTATTCAAGTATGCAATCCCATGGGTTTCCAAGTTTTGTCACTCAGGATTGCTTATGTGAGGACTGTCTTTTTTGACACCTGTATTTGAGCACATGCTCCCTACTCAATTTGGCAAGTGTTTTGAATACTGGTTGTTCTCACATTAGTGAATAATGACATTGGAAGTGAAGGGAATGTACATCAGTATTGTAGGGGAGGGATAGATATATTCTTTTCAGTTTAGTAAAACCTATCAATATGGAAATACATAGGAATCTCATACAGCTAGATTGACAATTACTCAAAAAATAAATTagatttgaaatatatacattttgttttttaatgtaattttttttttacattttaatgtAGCTTTTAATCCAACTGAAGGGGGTATCATGTTTCTAAATGGTATGCCCATGGGAACAAGTGGCACTCTCAGTATGTACTTTACTATTGGTTCCAGCATGTTCCTCACTCTTTTTTGGGTTGTGGGGGTTAGGTCAttcttaacccatttgccccgtatggcaagaatacatgccgtgcccaatgtaatacaagtttgtgTATTGTAATTGtaaatagatggctctacaagtgcttaattaccaaggagtcagttattagtcctaagtgtcacctgtttacccttttcctcgtcttttggaaagggtcttttgcattatttcattgtcttaaatattatcgagattttaataacaatttaataatcataacatcgataacaataccaacagtatcgatgtcaactgtattaaacgGAAATACACATTTTCCTACCAATTCAAGGATtggagaaatcaggatcggtcactagggctactgattagactccttgccggctgagcacatgtggagccatctgtatgtaacaatattcacaaaaaaatacacgggACAGAACATaattccggggcgaatgggttaagtgtgAGAGGGATGGGGCCTCAGATGGATATTTCTTCTGGCAGATTTACTGTGAGGATTTGTTCCCCAAGGCATACCAGTAGCCAGCATTAGGATTTGGAACAGTCATTATTTGGTGCTTTACCAGGAATACCACTAGATAATGAAATTTATGCAAACATTCTTCAAATAGTTTTTATTTTGAAAATCCCCTTCTTTCCAAAAATCTAATTGATTTTTTATACTTTCCAGGATTGTGCCTTGAAATGTGAGAGAAGTTGTGACAATGAGATAGCTGTGTGAACCAAAGTAATCTCCCATGTTATAAGCCAGTAGTATCCACTGTATTTCTAAGTTGTCAGGAGTTCGCCTGCAGCAATTATACAATAAACGTAATTGGATGAAGTGCCatgttatttccccttttttttgtttttggaggTCAAATTTGCAGCCTTAGGTATGATTGGAGCAGCAAATGGGGCCAAGTTTTTCAGGACTTCCTTGGCCTTaagtctttattattttatatataacatggtttcaaacatttatatatggatcctttattttttcttgactTTCATATTCAGTAACACATCTAGTAAGAATATACAATCCATTTCATCAATTGGTTTATTACCTAAGAGATTCTACATTCCAATTTATATAGTATTTACATCTTTCATAAAGGTAATGAAGcttaaatgaaataaacaaatttgttttattaaaaaatgtTTTCAAGACCAACTCATATTTCAACAATTACAGGAAACAATACAAAAAAGGTGCAAACATTCTTCAGTGTTTAGCCAAAAAGTGACATTACTTAAAATGTCTAAACCATACCATTTCCAATCTTTTTGAAAAGTCCAacttaaaaatgaaatataataccaAATGTATTTacttgaaacaaaaagaaaatgaaaaagtgaaaaataattaCAACTTTCCCCATTTATTTTGTCATCAATAATAATCCAATCACAAGTGATATTTACATCTAGCTAGTGCATAAATTCTTTCTATGGAAGAAAAAGTCAGTTTTATCACTCTTTCTGGAGCATAAATGGCATATCTATAATCTGAACATTATCTGAAGCATAGCAAAACAAAGCTCAAGGCTAACAACACTTATCACAAAAGGAGGACAAACTGAAAAGAGAACATTTGCAGAACAGATATTTTGGCTTTCATACATTAAGGTTGGAATTTCTTGCTATGCAATAACTGATGGCTTCCTCAATGTCTAGGCCACTTAGCAAATTTAGAGGAGATGCAGGTACATTCTTCATCCATCAAAGGAAGTTATAAGTGACCCACTGTCAAAGCAGAGATGAATTTACCACAATTTTTGGATGAACTGAATATTGGCTACGGTAATCTGAGCCTTGAGTTCTACAGGtggttaaaaaattatatataaataaatcctaCATTCTTTCCAACTAATTACACCAGTTTCTTGGCTTCAAAGAAGCTCTTCAGGTGACGCATTTGCCAAAAGCCCATGCCAACTAGAATGCCAATCTGACTGATGGACCACCAAAGAACTCGCTGATTTGTGCTGTCAGAAGTCTGTCGGAAGCGTTCCTCACGATACTGAAATAATCAGGCCAAATTAATAATTCTGTACTGctttttagaataataatataacaaatcaACTTATTTGATCTGTTGAATATAAAGGGCTGGAAAACTTCTTACCCTCTGGTAGTTTTGTTCTTTGGCAATCTGGTCAACCTGATCCAGCAGCTGTCGCACTCTGAGTTGGAGTTCTGTCAACTTCTCCTTCTGGGCAACATTGGCATAATCAATTGCATGCTCTCCAACTTGGATGTCGAAGTGCACACGCTGTTATGGGAAAATAGTATATTTAACATTTCTAGTTATTTGACATGGAATACTAATGGAAAATTAAGGAAACTTAATAGCTTTCTTGATTACAATATCAGATAATCCTTTCTCTAGAGCTTCATCCATATTCTACATTTTTTCCACAACATTTCCTCATTGCTGATACATTCAAATTAATGCCTTTGATGTGTCAGAAATTTAAATACTAGGCAATTctataaaaggaaaaaacactgctacacatatgaatacaaaatCACCAGGTATTTCCTGTAAGTAATActtgttttccatttcatttttgtaatatacatacttatatatttctatgtacagacaaatacataaagaaaCTTGCCAGCTGTGATCCAGAGAACCACTTGGTGGAGTTGGAGTACAAGCAGATGACATGTTCTCCAGGGGTGTGTGAAGTGAAGGTGAAACGACCCTCGCTGCTATACACCtgaatatttaaatgaaaatTAATCACTGTAATAAATACTGTATTGTGTAAAGGTGTTTACTTGTTCTCAAGATTCTAAATGACTGAATATTTTCTTAAAACTCTAATATTCTCTCTACAATGGCAGTAatatctgaaaaaagaaaaaaagaaaaaaaggaggaggaggaggagaaggaggaggaggaggaggaagaagaagaagaagaagaagaagaggagaagaagaaggaggaggaggaggaggaggaggaggaggaggaggaggaggaggaggagaaggaggggaggaggaggaggaaggaggaggagaagggaggaggaggaggagggaaggagaaggaggagaggagaggaggagaaggagaaggaggagaaggaggaggaggagaagaaggaggaggaggaggagaaggaggaggaggaggagaaggaagaggaggaggaggagaaggaggaggaggaagaagaggaggggagggaggaggtcgaTAAAAAGCAGCAGCAGAAAAGACTTACCCTGGAAAGAATAATCTTGTCATCAGGATCTCTGATCTCAACATGCATTCCAAGACCAGGTGATGAGGGCATGAAACCACCAGTTCGCGGGTCAAAAAGTTGTAGCTTGTAATTGCCTGAAACAGTTAGTTATTGTCAGACTCTAACAATAAATGTACTCAGGCTGGAATAATGGGATACTGAAAAAGAACATGAATGGACAACAGCAACAGTGGATAATTTCATACTTAAGAAATTCAGCAATGGCCATAAAATCACAAAAGATGCatgatgataacataacaataatacatactgCCAATGAGGATGACTAAAGGTTGGGGGACCCTGCTGTAAGATTTTCTAGTATGTACATAaactaactaactctctctctctctctctctctcacacacacacacacacacacacacacacacacacacacacacacacacacacacacacacactcacactcacactcacactcacactcacactcacactcacactcacactcacactcacactcacactcacactcacactcacactcactcaaacactatcactcactcaaacactatcactcactcacacacactcacactctcaacttacttactcactcactcactcactcacacactcacacactcacactctctctctctctctctctctctctctctctctctctctctctctctctctctctctctctctctctctctctctctctctctctctctctctcacactcacagtcactctctctctctctctctctctctctctctctctctctctctctctctctctctctctctctctctctctctctctctctctctctctctctctctctctaattttattgaaaaatgaCAAATTTAGTATAAAGACCACTATTATTTCTTAAGAAATTGTCAAAAGTGTAGACAGTGTCTacccgtcatacccgtcggcaaggggttattttttatatattttcgtttttaaaTATTCCACAATAATACCAATGTGTTCTAAACATTCTGAAAACACAGTATATTGCAAAGTTATACCTATTCTTGCTTTTCATACCTGGTTACTATTCACACTATTTGTGTACTTTTTGCCATCCCCCGCTAGatgattttcaaatatttttacaAATTTCAAAACACTTAACAGATTTTTCCTTTCCCATAATGAGGGGGTGGGCATCATTGGTAAATGCACAGAACATGGCAAAGCAACTAGCCAATCACAGGTAAGGACTGTGGCTTACTGTTTGGGGTACCATGCAGTTTGACTATTCAAGGCAATTCATAGTTGTTTCTTGAATTGGTACCATGAAGATGTGTATGGGATATACACTTTTGATACATCCAGGAGGTTTATCACTGAATAACAAACTAGGCCAAATTCTATCCTGATAGATCACACAAGGAAGAGAACTGTTGATCTTAATGAGATGCAACCATGATTGTTGTGCTATGTTACATGTTACATGTGGGTGAGTGAACAGTAACAAAATCACACTTTACATTCTCACTTTACAATAAGCCAAAATCAAATGCTTTTATACATTTCCCACAAAAAGTTCCCCAAGTCTTTTGATGCATAATTTCACCATAAACAAGAGGCAATCAAGCTGCACTATATgctaaagaaatttatatattcctattttaTACAGTGTAACTAAAACCATGAGAGTGAAAAGAGTAAGACTTTTGTAAATAATTGTATaatagttaaaagcaaaataaatgtgttagaaatctaaggtcatgtagcactatagtaaattttgttgaagggtggttgagttagtgaggtaatgtaaaggggttagattaagtgaaggatatatatgcatttgaggaaggaaaacaggttgtcaaagcagaaagtgtaagattctgtaaggatgtctgataggttgggaggtcggtgaagggaggataggtgggggaaagtagaggtacaggctgcttcaaaacatgggcatgacaatagattgtgtgggactgaaagaggaacattacataaggaacataggggtggatcggattgtgacatcagataggagtgtgttagacgggtgtggccaatgcgtaagcgggcgagagctgTCTCCCAACGtttgttccgatgaaatggagctgaccaggaggagattgatagttttacagtatgtaatttattagtgtggagacttgaccaaaaagattgccatcgattatacaagaaggtcttaaagtgtgggtaataatctgtGGCTGGGATActtgagaaacgtggttggtatgatgtggacatagcagtgtagcgtgctagagtatctgcctgttcattgccggggatttcaacgtggctgggcacccagcaaaatttgattgttttatggcgtggacaggtagaacaaccagttctggatcttacaaacaagggggttggtcatgTGTAtggactttatgagagttaatgagttacaagagtctgtaaaaattgtaaaagaggaagaggggagtgagtatatgtgttttacggcaaaaaggagtgcatacagttctgtagtaatgacactggattcaggagggagggggtatttgaaagtacaagttgggaagattactgcaaaactagcaccggaggtggatttgaagccatcagtatatatgtgaatactggaggaatgagtggagacatggtcaaggaaatgggtgagaaggacagatagaggaatatttgattttggtgggtcagggaagacagaggagcaaatatgggggtaaggtataaacatggagggacagaatggacagagaatgggagaggtcggagatggggaaaaaaggaatgggagaggagggtatccatgcgagtggagaaaggagtaggtaaatgtggagaagaagcaaaggtaggaagtagggattgtgggatagttagtttagtgaggggaagttggtggaatcgagcataacatcggagagagagaagggcacggcgtcgagagagatagtatgcctgattcagtgtacaggctctcaactggagaggagtggaaggcacctagggctaaacgaagaccacagtgatggattgtatcaagatgggtaaggagagaagttgaggcagaagagtagatatggcatccataatcgagagtggagaggatcaaggtaacatgaagatgaatgagagttttgcgatctgagccctaggatatatgggatagggtttgtaaaattctgAGACGGcagcgagctttttctttaatgtgaagaatatggtctcgccagaacagtttggagtcaaaaacgatgcctaggaatttgccagaggaacggtattggagtggagtaccatataagaagagagaaaaggatggagaaagatttggaggtagaaaagcggaagccatggtttgtggcccaggaagatactgatgatactgcagattgaagaaattggtagagatttggtacgGATGTGCCAAGattgttaaatcatcaacatatagtgatgaccgggctcctggtggtagaactgatgcaatgtcatttacagcaagaaggaataaggtggtacaaagcacactgccttgtgggatgccttcaatttgaggaaagaaagatgatgtggcagaggcagtTTTGACCTGAAAAGTGCgtcgggagaggaaagacttt
This window harbors:
- the LOC125028969 gene encoding transmembrane emp24 domain-containing protein eca-like produces the protein MTSKTFLSICLILGVFCAFSEGLYFHIGETERKCFIEEIPDETMVTGNYKLQLFDPRTGGFMPSSPGLGMHVEIRDPDDKIILSRVYSSEGRFTFTSHTPGEHVICLYSNSTKWFSGSQLRVHFDIQVGEHAIDYANVAQKEKLTELQLRVRQLLDQVDQIAKEQNYQRYREERFRQTSDSTNQRVLWWSISQIGILVGMGFWQMRHLKSFFEAKKLV